From the genome of Streptacidiphilus rugosus AM-16, one region includes:
- the ileS gene encoding isoleucine--tRNA ligase, whose translation MSAQYRAVPAQVDLPALEHQILSFWQDNKIFQRSLEQSEGRPEWVFYEGPPTGNGKPGAHHIEARVFKDLFPRYRTMKGYHVARKAGWDCHGLPVELAVEKELGFSGKQDIEDYGIAEFNEKCRESVTRHTDMFAELTTRMGYWVDLDDAYRTMDPDYIQSVWWSLKQIFDKGLLVQDFRVAPWCPRCGTGLSDHELAQGYETVVDPSVYVRFPLTGGPLAGQASLLVWTTTPWTLVSNVAVAAHPEVTYVVATDGSERVVVAEPLVEKSLGEGWTATGERFTGAEMERWTYRRPFELVEVEAVEGGTHYVVNADYVTTEDGTGLVHQAPAFGADDLATCRNYGLPMVNPVRADGTFEEGVPLVGGVFFKKADEALTADLKDRGLLFRHVPYEHSYPHCWRCHTALLYYAQPSWYVRTTAVKDALLRENERTNWHPETVKYGRFGDWLNNNIDWALSRNRYWGTPLPIWRCEDDHLTCVGSLAELSELTGADQSGLDPHRPFIDAVTFGCPAEGCGKTAVRVPEVIDAWYDSGSMPFAQYGYPLKNQELFEKRYPAQFISEAIDQTRGWFYTLMAVGTLVFDKSSYENVVCLGHILAEDGRKMSKHLGNILEPIELMDSNGADAVRWFMAAGGSPWSARRVGHGTIQEVVRKTLLTYWNTVAFQALYARTAGWAPSAADPAPADRPALDQWVLSELNTLVREVDAALEAYDTQRAGKLLSGFVDDLSNWYVRRGRRRFWQGEPAALATLHEALETVTRLMAPLVPFITERVWQDLVVPVVPDAPESVHLAAWPVADETLIDADLSRRMALVRRLVELGRATRADSGVKTRQPLSRALVSAQGFEDLPQELLAQVAEELNVSVIESLAEVGGSLVDTTAKANFRALGKRFGKGVQDVAKAVAAADAAALSASLRATGTASVVMGGETVELTPDEVIITETPREGWAVANESGATVALDLHITPELRLAGVARDAIRQVQEARKNSGLEVADRIVLRYAATTDETAAALSTHGALLADEVLATDFAAGEPDWADPTAFSDESLGLTFWLRKA comes from the coding sequence ATGTCTGCGCAGTACCGCGCCGTCCCCGCCCAAGTCGACCTGCCCGCGCTCGAGCACCAGATCCTCTCCTTCTGGCAGGACAACAAGATCTTCCAGCGGAGCCTGGAGCAGTCCGAGGGCCGTCCCGAGTGGGTGTTCTACGAGGGCCCGCCCACCGGCAACGGCAAGCCGGGCGCCCACCACATCGAGGCCCGCGTCTTCAAGGACCTCTTCCCGCGGTACCGGACCATGAAGGGCTACCACGTCGCCCGCAAGGCCGGCTGGGACTGTCACGGCCTGCCGGTCGAGCTCGCCGTCGAGAAGGAGCTCGGCTTCTCCGGCAAGCAGGACATCGAGGACTACGGCATCGCCGAGTTCAACGAGAAGTGCCGCGAGTCGGTGACCCGCCACACCGACATGTTCGCCGAGCTCACCACGCGGATGGGCTACTGGGTCGACCTGGACGACGCCTACCGCACCATGGACCCGGACTACATCCAGTCCGTCTGGTGGTCGCTCAAGCAGATCTTCGACAAGGGCCTGCTGGTCCAGGACTTCCGCGTGGCCCCCTGGTGCCCGCGCTGCGGCACCGGCCTGTCCGACCACGAGCTGGCCCAGGGCTACGAGACGGTCGTCGACCCCTCCGTCTACGTGCGCTTCCCTCTGACCGGCGGTCCGCTGGCCGGCCAGGCGTCGCTGCTGGTGTGGACGACGACCCCGTGGACGCTGGTCTCCAACGTCGCCGTCGCCGCGCACCCCGAGGTGACCTACGTGGTCGCCACCGACGGCTCCGAGCGGGTCGTCGTGGCCGAGCCGCTGGTGGAGAAGTCGCTGGGCGAGGGCTGGACCGCGACCGGCGAGCGCTTCACCGGCGCCGAGATGGAGCGCTGGACCTACCGGCGCCCCTTCGAGCTGGTCGAGGTGGAGGCCGTCGAGGGCGGCACGCACTACGTCGTCAACGCGGACTACGTCACCACCGAGGACGGCACCGGCCTGGTCCACCAGGCCCCGGCCTTCGGCGCCGACGACCTCGCGACCTGCCGGAACTACGGCCTGCCCATGGTCAACCCGGTCCGCGCCGACGGCACCTTCGAGGAGGGCGTGCCGCTGGTCGGCGGCGTCTTCTTCAAGAAGGCCGACGAGGCGCTCACCGCGGACCTGAAGGACCGCGGCCTGCTCTTCCGGCACGTCCCCTACGAGCACAGCTACCCGCACTGCTGGCGCTGCCACACCGCGCTGCTCTACTACGCACAGCCGTCCTGGTACGTGCGCACCACGGCCGTCAAGGACGCCCTGCTGCGCGAGAACGAGCGCACCAACTGGCACCCGGAGACGGTCAAGTACGGCCGCTTCGGCGACTGGCTGAACAACAACATCGACTGGGCGCTCAGCCGCAACCGCTACTGGGGCACCCCGCTGCCGATCTGGCGCTGCGAGGACGACCACCTCACCTGCGTCGGTTCGCTGGCCGAGCTCTCCGAGCTGACCGGCGCCGACCAGAGCGGCCTCGACCCGCACCGGCCGTTCATCGACGCGGTCACCTTCGGCTGCCCGGCCGAGGGCTGCGGGAAGACCGCCGTCCGCGTGCCCGAGGTCATCGACGCCTGGTACGACTCGGGCTCGATGCCGTTCGCGCAGTACGGCTACCCGCTGAAGAACCAGGAGCTGTTCGAGAAGCGCTACCCGGCGCAGTTCATCTCCGAGGCCATCGACCAGACCCGCGGCTGGTTCTACACGCTGATGGCGGTCGGCACGCTGGTGTTCGACAAGTCCTCCTACGAGAACGTCGTCTGCCTGGGCCACATCCTGGCCGAGGACGGCCGCAAGATGTCCAAGCACCTGGGCAACATCCTCGAACCGATCGAGCTGATGGACTCCAACGGCGCGGACGCGGTGCGCTGGTTCATGGCGGCCGGCGGCTCCCCCTGGTCGGCACGGCGCGTCGGCCACGGCACGATCCAGGAGGTCGTCCGCAAGACGCTGCTGACCTACTGGAACACCGTCGCCTTCCAGGCCCTCTACGCCCGCACGGCCGGCTGGGCGCCGTCCGCGGCCGACCCGGCCCCGGCCGACCGCCCGGCGCTGGACCAGTGGGTGCTGAGCGAGCTGAACACGCTGGTGCGCGAGGTGGACGCGGCGCTGGAGGCGTACGACACCCAGCGGGCCGGCAAGCTGCTCTCCGGCTTCGTCGACGACCTCAGCAACTGGTACGTCCGCCGTGGCCGCCGCCGCTTCTGGCAGGGCGAGCCTGCCGCGCTGGCGACCCTGCACGAGGCGCTGGAGACGGTCACCCGGCTGATGGCCCCGCTGGTCCCGTTCATCACCGAGCGGGTCTGGCAGGACCTTGTGGTCCCGGTCGTCCCCGACGCCCCCGAGTCGGTGCACCTGGCGGCCTGGCCGGTCGCGGACGAGACGCTGATCGACGCCGACCTCTCCCGCCGGATGGCGCTGGTGCGCCGCCTGGTCGAGCTGGGCCGCGCCACCCGCGCGGACTCCGGCGTCAAGACCCGCCAGCCGTTGTCGCGGGCGCTGGTCTCGGCGCAGGGCTTCGAGGACCTGCCGCAGGAGCTGCTGGCGCAGGTCGCGGAGGAGCTCAACGTCAGCGTGATCGAGTCGCTGGCGGAGGTCGGGGGCTCCCTCGTCGACACCACCGCCAAGGCGAACTTCCGCGCGCTGGGCAAGCGCTTCGGCAAGGGCGTCCAGGACGTGGCCAAGGCGGTCGCGGCGGCGGACGCGGCGGCGCTGTCCGCGTCGCTGCGCGCCACGGGCACCGCGTCGGTGGTCATGGGCGGGGAGACGGTGGAGCTCACGCCGGACGAGGTGATCATCACCGAGACCCCGCGCGAGGGCTGGGCCGTGGCCAACGAGTCCGGCGCGACGGTCGCGCTCGACCTGCACATCACCCCGGAGCTGCGGCTCGCGGGCGTCGCCCGCGACGCCATCCGGCAGGTGCAGGAGGCCCGCAAGAACTCCGGTCTGGAGGTCGCCGACCGCATCGTGCTGCGCTACGCGGCGACGACGGACGAGACCGCGGCAGCCCTCAGCACGCACGGCGCGCTGCTGGCGGACGAGGTCCTCGCCACGGACTTTGCGGCGGGCGAGCCGGACTGGGCGGATCCGACGGCCTTCTCGGACGAGTCCCTGGGCCTGACCTTCTGGCTCCGGAAGGCCTGA
- a CDS encoding HutD/Ves family protein yields MTDIQVLRAADRVASPWKNGGGVTREVASSPSGEAGFDFDWRVSLADVASGGPFSSFPGVDRIITVVDGDGMALTVDGVETVVSERYRPFAFPGDAATDCRLLGGALVDFNVMTRRGALSAEVIIVTARTPLRGKALAILFEGTATLAGTTLAPLDAALIASGTDVTLDVEGVACVVTFS; encoded by the coding sequence GTGACGGACATTCAGGTCCTGCGCGCGGCCGACCGCGTGGCCAGTCCCTGGAAGAACGGCGGCGGCGTGACCCGCGAGGTCGCGTCGTCGCCGTCCGGCGAGGCCGGCTTCGACTTCGACTGGCGCGTCTCCCTGGCGGACGTCGCCTCGGGCGGCCCGTTCTCGTCCTTCCCCGGCGTGGACCGGATCATCACGGTCGTCGACGGCGACGGCATGGCCCTCACCGTGGACGGCGTCGAGACGGTCGTCTCCGAGCGCTACCGCCCGTTCGCCTTCCCCGGCGACGCGGCGACGGACTGCCGCCTGCTGGGCGGCGCCCTGGTCGACTTCAACGTGATGACCCGCCGCGGCGCCCTCTCCGCGGAGGTCATCATCGTCACGGCGCGCACCCCGCTTCGCGGCAAGGCTCTCGCCATCCTCTTCGAGGGCACGGCGACCCTCGCGGGCACCACCCTCGCCCCCCTCGACGCCGCGCTCATCGCCTCCGGCACGGACGTGACCCTCGACGTCGAGGGCGTCGCCTGCGTCGTGACCTTCTCCTAG